Genomic window (Oryza sativa Japonica Group chromosome 3, ASM3414082v1):
CCACCGCGATCCTATTGTTGCCGTCTTACGATGCTGTCAATACTTGCGGCCGTATCTATCTAGTTGTCATTTGCAGGTTGCAACTATAAATACCCACCACATTTGTGCTATCTCCTCATCACTTTGGTGGAATTTGAGCGTTCCAAAAAGAGGGTATCATGATTGTTTTACCACGGGAAGCGGCGTGGTGGTTGTCCAGCCAGTAATTTTTGCTTTCTGGGTCTGTGTCtgtctccatccatccatcctctcCCCTCGGATATCGGATatgagctactccctccgtctcaaaataagtgcagttttaaactattcacgttcaacgtttgattgttcgtcttatttaaaaatttttatgattagtatttttattgctattagatgataaaacataaatagcactttatgtgtgactaatttttttttatttttttcataattttttttaaataagacgaacggtcaaacattattTTGAGTACCAAACGTGCAACTGTGCGAGAGTAATGTCCTGTGATCTGATGGTTTCCACTGCAGCTGCGAGCCTAACCATCCGAGTGCGCCGTCCATGCTTCCCTGCGGTATTATTGCCGACCTTGACCACGGTGCAGGTGCATGCCCGTCTCTCagggaattaaatttgaaaatttattgttcattcaatttttttaaaaaatattcggGATTCAAAATCTTTTGCACAAATATACCATCGGTCTCGCACAACCATTACGCACGTGAAAATGACGTCGCAACCGGTATCGCACAAGTGCGAGATCACGCGGTCTCGCTCAAACAATCAGCGCTATCGCTCAAGCAAACAGCGAAACCGTTCCTTCCCAATTTAATTATCCTGATTAAGgattttaataattaattaatccctaATCAGGATAACTAATtactaattattaattaattgttaatcaaataattaattactaatcaaaaGGAGCCCATTGGACAGTGTCGCTGATTGCTTGAACGGTCTCGCTCTTTCAGTCCGCGAAACCGCGCGGGCTCGCGGTATTGCCGCGGGAGACCACCCGCGACGTCATTCCTGCGTCATTTTCGCGCAATGGTTGTGCGACACCGACGGTATATTTCTATACAAGTTTTTGCATCCCGAATATTCTTGAGAAAAAATTGaatgaacagtatattttcaaatttaattctctCTCAAGTGATCTAGCTGATGCATGCAACTTAATATGGCCTAGTTAGTACCTCTTCCATCCTCAAATATACTAGCAACTTTTAGTTACATGTCTAAATAACTAAATTGTTAAAAGTTGTTAATATCCTGGGGACCGAGGGAGTAGGACAAATTAAACGCTCACTTTACTTATATCTCAATTTCGAGAGCAGTGTTAAGAATAAACGTGAATCGTTCATTCCTTTTTATCATATTAAATTCTCCGAACAAATAAATTAGTTGGTGTATACAACTCAATGGTAGATAAATCAGTTGGGTGTACAACACACGATAGTGGTCACGGCGCCGATGGAGTCGTTGGTCCAATCAGTCTCAGGTTCTATAGGTAGGCGCCTGTACACTGTACATGTGGAAGTGCGGCGAACCTGACGCTTGGGCGCGCAATAGTGGAGTTGGCCGTGCAGATCGATCCATCCCATCGATGAATGCGCGGAGTCGCAAAATTTGAAACTAGAGCACGTACGCACACGCCGCAGGAGACGATCTACCGGTAGGCAGGGGCGCAGGGCACACGCTGTCCACAAGCCTAAGCCggcgtctcgtctcgtctcgtcctGCAGCCCTGGTGGCTGCTCCCTGTCGCTCTCCGATTCGTTGCCGCCGCATCCCATGATTGCTCCGGCCACCACCATaccatccatctccatctccgtcTCCATCTCTCCACGCGCTTGCTGCTTGCTACTACTACAAAGTCATGTCGTTTCTATCGTTCTATCCATGTAGTGCCACTAATCACCCATGAATCGATCCATCGATTGATCGATATACTCTAGCTAGTAGTAGAATCCAACGTCGGCGTCCCACCACCAGACGATatatccgccgccgccgcggcttccCAGTTTCCGATCAGACAGGCCGGTTTCGCGGGGGAATTAATTCGATCCGCGCAAACGGATGACGGTGACGCGCTCCGCACCACGGCCACCCGCGCCTCGGGGACCGCTGCAAAAAACGCAAAGCCAtcgagctatatatatatatatatatatatatatatatatatatatatatatacgccgtgtttagttccaaaataattcttcaaacttccaacttttctatcacatcaaaactttcttatacacataaattttcaatttttccatcacgtcgttccaatttcaaccaaaattttagttttggtgtgaactaaacacaaccatactCCATTTGATTTGGTTTGCTGAGTATATTCGATTTGGATTTAGAGACCGAGTTTTAATCcattttggaaaaaaacaaagagacCGATGAAAGTAGAACACACTGAGATACACTCAAGTATAGAGATAAAAGATTGTGTTGTTTTAACCTCGAAATCTCGTGTTCAATCTCTTACAtgtttataattttttcttaaaaatatttggAAGGACTTCAAATCTCTAGGTAGTCTTTCATTTGAGTTgcttctctcctcccctcccctgcaTGAGCCTTctagctactactactataGTACCACCACTACCACTACGGCTATGACCACTGTGCGTTGATGCGTGTGTCCTAAGTGCTTTCACTTTACTAatactcctactactactactactaattaaGGTAGGAGTAGTCTTTATAAGCGTACGTGCTTGCCTGATTGGGCAGCTTAGTTTTGCATATCCTCCCAAATTGGGGAATATATCGATCGACTGTTTCTATACTTGTTTCTACCACCAAATGTGCTTAGTGTGTGCTTACTACCTGTTGGCGCCAACCGTACTACATGGCGGTTTTGGCTTCGAATGAGGGATATACGTAGTACGATGTAAAGTATACTTATATATCTATATGCCTTTTTTTCATTAGAAGCAACCCGTCGTCTTCTTCCCTGCAGCCACCGGTTTCATCTCAGCTCGGAGATTATTCCGATGAACCGGAAAGTGATCAAGCGCCCATGCTGGCCTGCCATTTTAATTTGTATCTTTTCTGTTGGTTAATTTAGTTAAGAACATTGTTAGTGGGACGGTGAAGGACGTACGTCTCCCTCTCTCTGTCAACATTGGACGTACGTAATTAAGATTGTCAACAACTTAGTTGATTTGTTGAATGCCATCTCGGTTGATATGACCATGACATGTCACCTTCCGATCTGCCCGGATATACACATCTTTATGTACGGTACATCGAGATTTTCATTGCcgaaagacgacgacgacgacaacaaaAAGCATCCACGCGCGGCTACTAACTTCTCAATAGTATATACTTTCTTTCGTCCCATACAGATATGACACACCTGTATAATATTCtctattagatttatttttttttgaaacggagaGTATGGTCGATGGAGAGAGTATGGTCCTATGTACATATGTTATCGACTATATACAAAAATCTTCCGCTCATGGCTACTAGCTTCTCATTAATATACACTTTCttcataaaaaaacataatacgGAAATGTGACACAGTTGATATTTATGTCACGTCCCGTATTTAagtttgttttttatgggatagagaGAGTATACATGGTCCTATGTTGCTGTCCTCTATTTCTCATTCAGAGTCAAAGATACGATCTGGCATGACATGGTGATTGTTGCACACTGGCACACATAACCGATGACACAACCTTAATTGAGATGTGGTAACTGTTAacatgtagtagtagtatatgccAAAAGACCTGTCGTTGATCTGTTTTCTACGCCATGAAAACGACTTGACTCCTTTTCTCCAGCAGCTATGAGAGATCATGCATCAGAGAGGTCAACGAAATTATTCCTGTTTTATTTGTACGTAGCGGCTTGGCTGGGTTTGCATAACACTATAGCGCGTACTGACTACTGTAGTACAGTATCTAGTTGAGCCAAAAGGAACAGTTAAaagtgctactccctccatcctataatataagggattttaagtttttgtttacactgtttgaccactcgtcttattaaaaaaattgtgtaaatataaaaaacgaaaaattatgcttaaagtactttggataataaagtaagtcaaaaaaataataattccattttttaaataagacgagtggtcaaacagtgaaaaaaaaaactcaaaatccgtTGTAGTACAGTGGCAGCAGTACGTCGTCTGTTGCCTCTGGTCAACTGTACCGTTATATATAAAGTGTCACTCACTTTGAGAGAAAAAGAGGCATCATGAACACGGGCACCACCATTTGTATGGATACGTAACTACCatccatatatatgcatatcagTGTCGAATGCAATCAGCTCATCTCGATCCAGTCTCCAATTTCAAAAGAGAAGATGTTTGAAATTTTAACATTTtggtttcttttttgaaaatttactACACAAATATACttcttaaaaaaactaattctaTATACCTCGCCTCAAAAAAAATCTCTAAATTGATTTGTCTGCTCAAGCTAgtctctttttaaaaaaagaataagaCAACTCCATTGTTCAGATAGCCCAACACAGTTGAAttgctagctactccctccatcccataatataagagattttgagtttttacttgcaacgtttgatcactcgtcttattcaaatttttttgaaactattatttattttatttgtgacttactttattatctacagaactttaagcacaacttttcgtcttttatatttgcaaaaaaaaaattgaatgagaCGAGTAGTTAAACGTTgcaatcaaaaactcaaaatctcttatattgtgggacggagggagtaccaaattACAAACAATGTCTGGGAATCCTTCAAGCCAAACAAAGTGACTTTGTAGACCTAGAGATGCGTCAATTTTAGCAAGCTCATGTGTAACACGATTATGTTCTCTAGGACAATTCATAACTtgatagacaaaaaaaaatcattgtaaGCGCATAAATTTGGCCTATCTAATGATAACAACTTTTACTCTTGATCAGACAGcaagagttttttttattgacAAAATTTAGGCATATTATCTGAAAACCCCAGGTGGCCGCGTGTGGCCGCGCGCGTCCGCGGCGTGCTTCTTCTGAATGCTCACAATGACGCCATCCTCATCAGCCGCTGCGGAGCACTCCACCAAGGTCAGCATCCTCGACGCACAGGCGCAGCGTACGTCTCATGCATGCATCCTTTATCGTACAAGAACTATTACTCCATCCGGTTTCATATTCCTAACATTTTAAACAAGGTTAAGGACGTTAAGGTCTCTTTTAGAATTTTGCACTATCAATAACTACACCAGCGGCATACATAGATTACTCTTAAAAAGCACTATCAATAaagtaaatatttatttattcactgtatatatattataatagaaaactATAACTAAAGAAATGTTTTGGCAATCGTGCATGTGGAAAATATAATTTGTTGTATTCTGTTGTATTGTAGTGACTCTCTCACAGATATATATAGAGTATATGTGAGATAGAGATTTAGAGTacaatacaaattttaaaacaaatttatttcTAGAACTACATTTATCTATAATAATATTCTATCTCTAGAattttatcttatctctataatttatatttaaactTTCCTCCGAACATttattttaagaagaaattattAGCGTATTGGGAATTGAACGCGGGATTTTTAGGGTTGAAACCACATACCTCTTGTCACTGCACTATCAAATGCATATCAGAGCACTGCAGCATGATCACTAAACTCCCTCTCCCCCTAACGACTGCAAGGCGCCGCGTCCTCCAACCCACAGTGTGGGTGATCGCCCTTCACATTCCAGAGCGCCCTCTCCCCCCCTATAAATACCCCACTGCCAGCCTCATCTTCCTCCACAGCATCCATCGCAAAATCCACCTCAGCTAGCTACCCAAGCGCACGCGCCACCGCCCGCGCGCGAGCTGAGCTAGCGATCAACACCGGTCGAACACCTAGCGAGCATCACCACCATCATCACCATGCAGGCGTACAtggcggtcgccgccgctccggcgccACCGGCCTCGCTGACGCTGCTGCCGCGCACCACCACCGTCATCAGGGACAGGGAGCGCTTCGACGCGGCCGTCCCGGTGGCGCCGCTCGTGCTGAGGCATGGCGCCGGCGTCAAGCACAAGGCCGTCGTGGTGATGGGCGCCACGGGCACCGGGAAGTCAcgcctcgccgtcgacctcgccctGCGGTTCGGCGGCGAGGTCATCAACTCCGATAAGATGCAGATACATTCCGGGTTGGATGTGGTGACGAACAAGGTGACCGAGGAGGAGTGCGCCGGCGTGCCGCACCACCTGATCAGCGTGGCGCGCCCCGACGACGAGTTCACGGCCGCCGACTTCCGccgcgaggcggcgcgcgccgcggcgggggcggttGAGAGGGGGAGGTTGCCCATCATCGCCGGGGGGTCCAACTCCTACGTCGAGGAGCTCGTCGAAGGCGACGGCCGCGCGTTCCGGGAGCGGTACGAGTGCTGCTTCCTCTGGGTCGACGTAGATCTCGAGGTGCTCCGCGGTTTCGTCGCCCGCCGCGTCGACGAGATGTGCCGGCGAGGCCTCGTCCGGGAGGTGGCCGCAGCGTTCGACCCGCGCCGCACCGACTACTCCAGGGGCATCTGGCGCGCCATCGGCGTGCCGGAGCTCGACGCGTACCTCCGCtcccgcggcgacggcgccgacgaggaggagcgggcgcgcatgctcgccgcggccgtcgcggAGATCAAGTTGAACACGTTCCGGCTCGCGTGCCGCCAGCACCGCAAGATCGAGAGGCTGGACCGCATGtggcgcgcccgccgcgtcgacgCCACGGAGGTGTTCAGGAGGCGCGGccacgccgccgacgacgcgtgGCAGCggctcgtcgccgcgccgtgcaTCGACGCCGTCCGGTCATTCCTCTTCGAGGACCAAGAACGCAGCAGCATCGCCGCCGGCAAACCTCCCCTCTTCGCCGCCGGCAAGGCCACTTCAGGCAACATCTCCGTCTTcgcctccgcggccgccgccatggcggcggccgcTGCAATCTGAGAAGCGCAGGCACCAACCTACTTACATACACATACATGACCAAACACAAAAACGCAGAGCACCATGCCACTCTCAAGACATTCAGGCTGCTGCCAATCGCCATTGCCGATCAAATTCAGAGCTCGTCAGTCGGATCAAACGATGAAGGCTGCTGCTTCTGCGGTCAACATCTCGATGACCTGCCAATTGCAATGCAAAGCAAGATTGTTCATATACTGGTAACTGGTTGActcctttttgtttttgctgTGTTTCTTTGTGATATGAGGAGATTGATGAATTGCGCGCGAGAGTGTAACTTATgagttttgagttttttttttctttttggtttctCCTCTGATTTTGGGTGTGTAACAGTAGGAGTAAAAACTAAAAAGTATTGACTTGGATGTTAATTGGGGGATTGATGTAATAGCCTCTCCTTGTAACATAGAAATCATGAGCTGAAATAATTAAATCGTTGAGACCTTGCaaagaaaaagggggaaaaacaaAATAAGGAATCTTGTGAAAGGGGAATATTTGGCAGTCTTTATCATAATATATCAACTTTTTCAAGGTCTTCACTGAGCTTTGCTATTGAGAATCTCACTTGCCGCGCACTTCAATAGTCTATGACTATGCTCTACACTGTCCTTGTTCTTAATTCGAGACCGCATACTTTGAGTGACATGTTGTGGGTATGAGTAAAACTCGGTGGCGCGCAATACTAATTTTTCTTTACATGAAAACTTATAATTCGCGCAATtttgtgtcaaaaaaaaaattcgcgCAATCCTTTTGCGCATTCCCTATAAAAACTTATAAATTGTCtgtatttataatttttattttcttacttTCTCTATTTCATTCAGAAAACTCCTGGCCAATCAACATGACAGGTGATACATGCAACATTTGGCCTGGAAAACTAGTGGCAGTCAGCCAGTCATTCCTCTTGTGCAATGTGTGGCTCTATGCTGTATCTGTCTGTGGATACAAGTTGGCATCTGCATCAGTTCTGGTTGCTTCTTTGACATCATATTCCCAAGTCTTGTTTCTTGGTCATGGAGACACTCTCGTGCATGATTGGGAACTGGGTATTAGTTAGGGCAGTGCTTGCATGTCAAAGGTCAAGCCCATCATCTTCTTGTTCAAAGTCAACTTCACATTCTGAATGCATATGCACATTTTTACAAGGATAAGCTTGATTTAACACATATTTTAGAGTTCACTTGAACATTGTCAAACTCTTTCGTAGAATGCAGTGGTGATCTCTCTGGATAGTATGGAGACCAGAAGACTCAGCAATCATCGGTTCAGAATATTATATAAGATTCAGAAGGTCAACATGAACAAATATTTATATGAAATAGTAAAATTGGTCAGGTAAATGATAACTTTGACTTAATCCTACTACAGTTAGACAGTCAAAATGGCATTTCTTGatgctacattttttttctacatggATTAACAAAAACGAATGAACGAATCAGAGTTATTTGACCAATTTATCAAATTATGTCAAGTGGATGATCAGAGAATAAGATCTGAATATCGCGATAGGAATGAAATCTTTGGTCAAGGGTCAATGTGCAGTTCCTGCATTTCCTTCCCCAAATCAAACCTAGAACTGGTTGACACTTGACAGAGAATGCAACGACTCtgtttttgttttcatttttttggaaGATTCTTCTATGAACACTGGCTCTTTGACCAACTGCCTACATATCTCTACTGATACATGAGTGATCAGTAATAATTTCTGTTGTACAATGTTTTCTATAGCATTCTGATTTGCCAATAATAATTAACAAAGtcaaaagcttttttttttctgaaggaGAAAGTCAAACTGTTCTTCTCAAATACAGAGTCCAACTTGCAACATGGTGAACAAAACAAAAGGAGGAAAATACGAAAGGAATCAGCAAATAGCTAACAAGCTGATCATTGAGCAATGAGAAAAATATCACATTTAATAAAGGTTTAAAGTCAACACTAGAGCTTGCAAAACTTTTAGGGGAATGGGTTTATTTATTTCATAGTACACCACCAAATTATAAttaagtttagaaaaaaaaaactgcatcaAGTGGCATAAGCCGAATAACCACTTAACAATTGGGCCCTAGCGTCTTTTGCaataaatattatattaataatattattaGTTAGATGGCACTAATATTTGTGATTAGAG
Coding sequences:
- the LOC4334529 gene encoding adenylate isopentenyltransferase 5, chloroplastic codes for the protein MQAYMAVAAAPAPPASLTLLPRTTTVIRDRERFDAAVPVAPLVLRHGAGVKHKAVVVMGATGTGKSRLAVDLALRFGGEVINSDKMQIHSGLDVVTNKVTEEECAGVPHHLISVARPDDEFTAADFRREAARAAAGAVERGRLPIIAGGSNSYVEELVEGDGRAFRERYECCFLWVDVDLEVLRGFVARRVDEMCRRGLVREVAAAFDPRRTDYSRGIWRAIGVPELDAYLRSRGDGADEEERARMLAAAVAEIKLNTFRLACRQHRKIERLDRMWRARRVDATEVFRRRGHAADDAWQRLVAAPCIDAVRSFLFEDQERSSIAAGKPPLFAAGKATSGNISVFASAAAAMAAAAAI